From one Suricata suricatta isolate VVHF042 chromosome 8, meerkat_22Aug2017_6uvM2_HiC, whole genome shotgun sequence genomic stretch:
- the RPTN gene encoding repetin: MAQLLNSICTVIEVFQKHAKENGNCASLCKKELKQLLLVEFEDILQRPNDPDTVETILSLLDKDRNGHVDFHEYLLLVFQLAQACYHKLNNKSCGNSISQQEGEQEGTQDHKFPENTGRQHRQRHEGERQDSHCTQNSHRSQSERQDRDSHRGQTERQDRDSHRGQTERQDRDSHRGQTERQDRDSHRGQSERQDRGSHCGQDSHCGQSETQDRDSNYGQRWSHESSSGQPKKQGYIFALNQCERQVHNSCYGQTNQQESGFYSGQSGRLDQKSGYGQRDRQELDSQYGQRDRQGQSSQCGQRDRQDQSSHYGQTDRQDQSSQYGQTDRQGLSSHCGQTDRQGQSSHHGQTDRQDQSSHYGQTDTQDQSSHFGQTDRQGLSSHYGQTDRQGLSSHCGQTXXXXXXXXXGQTDRQGLSSHYGQTDRQGLSSHCGQTDRQGQSSHYGQIDRQDQSSQYGQTDRQGRSSHYGQTDRQGQSSHFGQTDRQGQSSHYGQTDRQGQSSQYGQTHRQGQNSYYGQRERQNQSYHYGQTDREGHSYHYGQTDRQGLSSYHGQSEIGERGQNSYLQRSEETSRDSYVEQSGRSGRLSQQTQGQEVTRNQGQRFQSREGQRNSHQAWEPEEDSQHHQHKLIAQIKQEGPHGYKEGEWKSCSGEQDHRQTQARHGERQSHQAEGEQACQSWGRHGCEGRKTPCKMQARQTHEEEQSHWRQDRQTHEDEQTCQRRDRQTHEDEQTHQRLERETHEDEQTCQQRDRQTHEENQSCQRQWDRQTLEEEERHQGSQDQQPYGIQQDCANREKFHRNENSQRQDSQGRHSNMTFPPTQSSGRRPRRDQGGSHSTKAVPAPNPLYDYVQEQKKNQP; this comes from the exons ATGGCTCAGCTCTTGAACAGCATATGCACTGTGATTGAagtgttccagaaacatgctaaAGAGAATGGGAATTGTGCCTCACTGTGCAAGAAGGAGTTAAAGCAGCTGCTCTTGGTTGAGTTTGAAGACATCCTCCAG AGACCAAATGACCCAGACACTGTGGAAACCATCCTTAGCCTCTTggataaagacagaaatggacatGTTGATTTTCATGAGTATCTCTTGTTGGTGTTTCAATTGGCCCAAGCCTGCTATCATAAACTGAATAATAAGTCATGTGGAAATAGCATCTCTCAGCAagaaggagagcaggagggaaCACAAGACCATAAGTTTCCAGAAAATACAGGCAGACAACACAGGCAGAGGCATGAGGGAGAAAGACAGGACTCCCACTGCACTCA GAACTCCCACAGAAGTCAGTCTGAGAGACAGGATAGGGACTCCCACAGAGGTCAGACTGAGAGACAGGATAGGGATTCCCACAGAGGTCAGACTGAGAGACAGGATAGGGATTCCCACAGAGGTCAGACTGAGAGACAGGATAGGGATTCCCACAGAGGTCAGTCTGAGAGACAGGATAGGGGCTCCCATTGTGGTCA GGACTCCCATTGTGGTCAGTCTGAGACACAGGATAGGGACTCCAATTATGGTCAAAGATGGAGTCATGAATCTAGCAGTGGCCAGCCTAAAAAACAGGGATATATCTTTGCCTTAAATCAATGTGAGAGACAAGTTCACAATTCTTGTTATGGCCAGACAAACCAACAGGAATCAGGCTTTTATTCCGGACAGTCTGGGAGGCTGGATCAGAAATCAGGTTATGGTCAAAGAGATAGGCAAGAATTGGACTCTCAATATGGCCAAAGAGACAGACAAGGCCAGAGTTCTCAGTGTggccagagagacagacaagacCAGAGTTCCCACTAtggccagacagacagacaagaccAGAGTTCTCAGTAtggccagacagacagacaaggccTGAGTTCCCACTGtggccagacagacagacaaggccAGAGTTCCCACCAtggtcagacagacagacaagaccAGAGTTCTCACTATGGTCAGACAGACACACAAGACCAGAGTTCTCACTTtggccagacagacagacaaggccTGAGTTCCCACTAtggccagacagacagacaaggccTGAGTTCCCACTGTGGCCAGAC NNNNNNNNNNNNNNNNNNNNNNNNNNNtggccagacagacagacaaggccTGAGTTCCCACTAtggccagacagacagacaaggccTGAGTTCCCACTGtggccagacagacagacaaggccAGAGTTCTCACTATGGCCAGATAGACAGACAAGACCAGAGTTCTCAGTAtggccagacagacagacaaggccGGAGTTCTCACTAtggtcagacagacagacaaggccAGAGTTCTCACTTtggccagacagacagacaaggccAGAGTTCCCACTAtggtcagacagacagacaaggccAGAGTTCTCAGTATGGCCAGACACACAGACAAGGCCAGAATTCTTACtatggccagagagagagacaaaaccagAGTTATCATTATggccagacagacagagaaggccACAGTTATCATTAtggtcagacagacagacaaggacTGAGTTCTTACCATGGTCAGTCAGAGATTGGGGAAAGAGGGCAAAATAGTTACCTTCAACGGAGTGAGGAAACAAGCAGAGACTCATATGTTGAGCAATCAGGAAGGTCAGGGAGACTCAGTCAACAGACTCAAGGACAAGAAGTGACTCGAAATCAGGGGCAGAGATTCCAGTCTAGGGAAGGGCAGCGGAATAGCCACCAGGCATGGGAGCCTGAGGAGGATAGCCAACACCACCAACACAAACTCATAGCACAAATCAAGCAAGAAGGGCCACATGGTTATAAAGAAGGTGAATGGAAATCATGTAGTGGTGAGCAGGACCACAGACAGACCCAGGCCAGgcatggagagaggcagagccaccaggcagagggagagcaggccTGCCAAAGCTGGGGCAGACATGGTTGTGAGGGTCGGAAAACTCCATGCAAGATGCAGGCCAGGCAAACCCATGAAGAGGAACAAAGCCATTGGAGACAGGACAGGCAAACCCACGAAGATGAGCAGACCTGTCAGAGACGAGACAGGCAAACCCACGAAGATGAGCAGACCCATCAGAGACTGGAAAGGGAAACCCACGAAGATGAGCAGACCTGTCAGCAACGAGACAGGCAAACTCATGAAGAGAATCAAAGCTGTCAGCGACAATGGGATAGGCAAACCcttgaggaggaagaaaggcatcAAGGATCCCAGGATCAACAACCTTATGGAATCCAACAAGATTGTGCTAATAGAGAAAAATTCCACAGGAATGAGAATAGTCAGAGGCAAGATTCCCAGGGAAGACACAGTAACATGACCTTCCCTCCTACCCAGAGCAGTGGGAGGCGCCCAAGGAGAGATCAGGGTGGAAGTCACTCTACCAAGGCTGTTCCTGCTCCCAACCCCCTCTATGACTATGtacaagaacagaaaaagaatcaGCCCTAG